The following proteins are co-located in the Manihot esculenta cultivar AM560-2 chromosome 9, M.esculenta_v8, whole genome shotgun sequence genome:
- the LOC110623790 gene encoding nuclear transcription factor Y subunit B-4 encodes MVDEQDRLLPIANVGRIMKQILPPTAKISKEAKETMQECATEFISFVTGEASDKCHKENRKTLNGDDICWALSSLGFDNYSQAIVRYLHKYREAERERSANQNKATASTQEKDEQELQTETPTPMEFRVLEKGNSSSSFRY; translated from the coding sequence ATGGTAGATGAACAAGATCGACTGTTGCCAATTGCCAATGTGGGAAGGATTATGAAGCAAATCCTACCACCAACTGCCAAGATTTccaaagaagcaaaagaaacaATGCAAGAATGTGCCACGGAATTTATAAGTTTTGTAACTGGTGAGGCTTCAGACAAGTGTCACAAGGAGAATCGCAAGACATTGAATGGAGATGACATCTGTTGGGCTCTTAGCTCTCTAGGGTTTGATAACTATTCTCAGGCTATAGTCAGATATTTACATAAATATAGAGAGGCTGAAAGAGAGAGATCAGCTAACCAAAACAAAGCTACTGCTTCCACTCAAGAAAAAGATGAACAAGAGCTGCAAACTGAGACTCCTACACCAATGGAGTTTAGGGTTCTTGAGAAAGGTAACAGCAGTAGCTCTTTCAGATATTGA
- the LOC110623643 gene encoding probable methyltransferase At1g29790 yields MGRLCFPRCRLMRIMGWLQIILGGLVIVVSLASLYKFYKAGFFLHNEEICHHFYGVDDVYEVFDVRALTDRIGEVLDKMEKLQEKLERSVQDLEKHKDELDKTSITRLEHKRFLEQEVIRPLHSAHLSLRQIRLPRIANSTIKEEPMINTFIIEEIRKYISPKENRVGKINIYGTERIYNTIGHACTLMKKELEEYMDYDIGSYCKDDWNLAQKLMVSGCDPLPRRRCLTRASKVYQKPYPINESLWKLPDDRNVRWSNYQCRNFQCLSSKNPKRGYSKCTGCFEMEKEKLKWVTNSSLPVDFFITDVLAIKPGEIRIGLDFGVGTGTFAARMKERNVTIISTALNLGAPFSEMIALRGLIPLYVTLNQRLPFFDNTMDLIHTTGFMDGWIDLMLMDFILFDWDRILRPGGLLWIDRFFCYRKDLDDYMYMILQFRYKKHKWVITPKSKDELYLSAVLEKPPRAI; encoded by the coding sequence ATGGGAAGGTTATGCTTCCCAAGATGCAGATTGATGAGAATAATGGGTTGGCTTCAAATCATATTGGGAGGGCTTGTTATCGTTGTAAGCTTAGCAAGTCTCTATAAATTCTACAAGGCTGGGTTCTTCCTTCACAATGAAGAAATCTGCCATCATTTTTATGGTGTAGATGATGTTTACGAGGTGTTTGATGTAAGAGCATTAACAGATCGAATTGGTGAGGTACTCGACAAGATGGAGAAATTACAAGAAAAGCTGGAACGTTCTGTGCAAGATTTGGAGAAGCACAAAGATGAGTTGGATAAAACTAGCATCACGAGGTTGGAGCACAAGAGATTTTTGGAGCAGGAGGTGATTAGGCCTCTCCACAGTGCCCATCTTTCGCTTAGGCAGATTCGGCTTCCGAGGATTGCAAACTCAACAATCAAGGAGGAGCCTATGATCAACACTTTTATTATAGAGGAGATTCGCAAGTACATATCCCCAAAAGAAAACAGAGTTGGGAAGATTAATATATATGGAACTGAAAGGATATATAATACAATAGGGCATGCTTGTactttaatgaagaaagaattgGAAGAATACATGGACTATGATATAGGATCTTATTGTAAAGATGATTGGAATCTGGCTCAGAAGCTTATGGTTAGTGGATGTGATCCCTTGCCCCGGAGACGATGCCTAACCAGGGCCTCCAAGGTATACCAGAAGCCATACCCCATTAATGAATCCTTGTGGAAATTGCCAGATGATAGAAATGTCAGGTGGAGTAATTATCAGTGCAGGAACTTTCAGTGCTTATCCAGCAAGAATCCCAAGAGGGGTTACTCAAAATGCACTGGTTGTTTTGAGATGGAGAAGGAAAAGCTGAAGTGGGTTACAAATAGCTCACTTCCTGTAGATTTTTTTATCACAGATGTTTTAGCAATCAAGCCTGGAGAGATTCGGATTGGTCTGGATTTTGGTGTGGGAACAGGTACTTTTGCTGCAAGGATGAAAGAAAGAAATGTTACCATTATCTCCACTGCACTGAACCTTGGGGCTCCATTCAGTGAGATGATTGCCCTCAGAGGTTTAATTCCTTTGTATGTGACATTGAACCAGCGGCTTCCATTCTTTGACAACACCATGGACTTGATTCACACCACTGGGTTTATGGATGGCTGGATTGACTTGATGTTGATGGATTTCATCCTTTTCGACTGGGATCGGATTTTAAGGCCTGGAGGATTGTTATGGATTGACAGATTCTTTTGTTACAGGAAGGATTTGGATGATTATATGTACATGATTCTTCAGTTCAGGTACAAGAAACACAAGTGGGTTATTACTCCCAAGTCAAAGGATGAACTCTATCTATCTGCAGTGTTAGAAAAACCTCCAAGGGCTATCTGA
- the LOC110621986 gene encoding uncharacterized protein LOC110621986, whose protein sequence is MEPIPPNIDGNSIEESSFQQLTLPSSPEISGISGEPLVNPRVGDQYQAEIPPMISEYEHFQLLLNPFDSEVTVDSHSFLIGLPIPITWVHNKMNDNNERCRMSNPDDLVHATWSSKSRTTRKNNILKKKAPKQNAESLDLGLDDGNEPRPVTLEPKESGKANLSQLHKNKNYDPFPGSLTHPWSDDDVDSFILGLYIFGKNFVQIERFMENKEMGEILPYYYGEFYRSDGYRRWSDCQKTKRKKCIYGQKLFTGWRQQELLSRLHPHVPVHSQTDFLEVSIAFSEGKFSLEDYVSNLRAIVGIQALVDAIRIGKGKEDLTSLAMESARSNPLFSVCPIGKACSSLTSSDIIKLLTGGFRLSKARCNDIFWEAVWPRLLARGWHSEQPSSQGYMGSDHHLVFLTPGVKKFSKRKLVKGNHYFDSVSDVLSKVASEPKLIELETEEARESSCNEEETSVAAGVLSGHNDGSIRQSFRYLKPRVSNYNLNLVRFTVIDSGLVDEGKLSRVREMRYAAEDLNVKSLLTKLSNNIEMMFLENSLNDNERDAVDISLDGKCCEKTFDGRGSNHTKFTIVDTSLIHASSKVRELRYPPVDIIVTSKMTKSLRKEDSFEDSMEEHMQGATKMLSHEEKNVKKSSHEKDVIDSSGSEQKALNREIRNKLVKSTQGNNDVSNKNQSTMTIKHKFCRRSKSGQSENLVSVVKRRRLTACSNTELSHVIENFSVSLGSKQEGSYFALKSSEGGNNTFQVNPPQKSSLNISLAEGSLEESTGVLMGSTCFSMETSHGENVELQTPSLIDLNLPQFSLDCENDEPASMNVESSQGAKADNTCFLSNSDKTDPGAPSASVDASPAVDQPSSKPRRQSTRKRPLTTRALEALECGLFGMKKQKSSQIHTKEISFPSSSHQVHSKVKVTSRCDTVGPGIVNEKDGNASEAFNEKRFCPKNS, encoded by the exons ATGGAGCCAATTCCCCCGAATATCGATGGCAATTCTATTGAAGAATCATCTTTTCAGCAGTTAACTCTTCCAAGCTCTCCTGAGATAAGTGGCATATCTGGAGAGCCACTGGTGAACCCCCGAGTTGGTGATCAGTATCAAGCAGAAATTCCTCCCATGATATCAGAATATGAGCATTTTCAGCTTTTACTGAACCCTTTTGATTCTGAAGTCACAGTTGATTCTCATTCCTTTCTAATAGGTTTACCTATCCCAATTACCTGGGTCCATAATAAAATGAATGACAATAATGAAAGGTGCAGAATGAGCAACCCTGATGATTTAGTCCATGCAACATGGTCAAGCAAATCTAGAACAACTAGAAAGAATAATATTCTCAAGAAGAAAGCTCCAAAACAAAATGCAGAATCACTGGATCTTGGATTAGATGATGGAAATGAACCAAGGCCAGTAACTCTTGAGCCCAAGGAGTCAGGGAAAGCTAACTTATCTCAGCtacataaaaacaaaaattatgatCCATTTCCTGGTTCATTAACTCATCCTTGGAGTGATGACGATGTTGATAGTTTTATTCTTGGTTTATATATATTTGGGAAGAATTTTGTTCAGATAGAAAGATTCATGGAAAAtaaagagatgggagaaatatTGCCCTACTACTATGGGGAATTTTACAGGTCTGATGGATATCGTAGATGGTCAGATTGCCAGAAGACAAAACGTAAGAAATGCATATATGGACAGAAACTTTTTACAGGGTGGAGACAACAAGAACTGCTCTCTCGATTGCATCCCCATGTTCCAGTGCATTCTCAAACTGAttttctagag GTCTCTATAGCATTTTCTGAGGGGAAATTTTCTCTAGAAGATTATGTATCCAATTTAAGGGCCATTGTTGGCATTCAAGCTCTTGTAGATGCTATTAGAATTGGTAAGGGGAAGGAAGATCTGACAAGTCTTGCCATGGAATCTGCAAGAAGCAATCCTTTATTCAGTGTTTGCCCAATCGGCAAAGCTTGCTCCTCTTTGACTTCCAGTGACATAATCAAGCTGTTGACTGGGGGTTTCCGTTTGAGCAAAGCTCGTTGTAATGATATATTCTGGGAAGCTGTTTGGCCCCGTTTGCTAGCAAGAGGGTGGCATTCTGAGCAACCAAGCAGTCAGGGTTATATGGGTTCTGACCATCATCTAGTGTTTCTCACTCCTGGTGTTAAGAAATTCTCAAAAAGGAAACTTGTGAAAGGTAACCACTACTTTGATTCTGTTAGTGATGTTTTGAGCAAAGTGGCGTCCGAACCTAAACTTATTGAGCTTGAAACTGAAGAAGCTAGAGAGAGCAGCTGCAATGAAGAGGAAACGTCGGTTGCTGCAGGAGTTCTATCAGGCCATAACGATGGATCCATTCGGCAATCCTTTCGTTACCTTAAACCACGAGTTTCTAATTACAATTTGAATCTTGTGAGGTTCACTGTTATTGATTCTGGTTTGGTTGATGAAGGAAAATTATCCAGGGTGAGAGAGATGAGATATGCAGCAGAGGATTTGAATGTTAAATCCTTGCTTACAAAACTTTCAAACAACATTGAAATGATGTTTTTGGAGAACTCACTGAATGATAATGAGCGAGATGCTGTTGATATTTCATTGGATGGTAAATGCTGTGAAAAAACATTTGATGGTCGGGGCTCAAACCATACAAAGTTTACAATTGTGGATACGAGTTTGATACATGCATCATCAAAGGTAAGAGAATTGAGATATCCACCGGTTGACATTATAGTTACTTCTAAAATGACCAAATCCTTGAGGAAAGAAGATTCCTTTGAGGATTCGATGGAAGAGCACATGCAAGGTGCAACCAAAATGCTGTCACATGAGGAAAAGAATGTCAAGAAATCGAGCCACGAAAAGGATGTAATTGATAGCAGTGGCTCAGAACAGAAGGCACTCAACCGAGAAATCAGGAACAAGTTGGTCAAGAGCACCCAGGGTAATAATGATGTGTCAAATAAAAATCAGTCAACAATGACTATCAAGCATAAATTCTGTCGAAGATCAAAATCTGGACAGTCAGAGAATTTAGTTTCTGTAGTCAAACGACGGAGATTAACTGCTTGTTCTAATACAGAGTTGAGCCATGTCATTGAGAATTTCTCTGTTAGCCTGGGGTCAAAACAAGAAGGGTCTTACTTTGCTTTGAAATCTTCAGAAGGAGGCAACAATACCTTTCAAGTCAATCCTCCTCAGAAGTCATCACTAAACATTTCCTTAGCTGAAGGCAGTCTGGAAGAGAGCACTGGAGTTCTGATGGGTTCAACTTGTTTCAGTATGGAAACATCCCATGGGGAAAATGTTGAACTTCAAACCCCGTCTTTGATTGATTTGAACCTGCCTCAATTTTCATTGGATTGTGAAAATGATGAACCAGCATCGATGAATGTAGAAAGCAGCCAAGGAGCAAAGGCTGATAATACATGCTTTCTCTCCAATTCAGATAAGACTGATCCTGGGGCACCGAGTGCCTCTGTTGATGCTAGTCCTGCAGTAGATCAGCCTAGTTCAAAACCTAGAAGACAAAGCACAAGAAAACGACCTTTGACCACTAGAGCATTGGAAGCTCTTGAATGTGGACTCTTCGGTATGAAGAAGCAAAAAAGCTCACAAATACACACAAAAGAAATCTCATTCCCCAGTTCTTCCCACCAGGTTCATAGCAAGGTCAAAGTAACATCAAGATGTGATACCGTTGGCCCAGGCATTGTGAATGAAAAGGATGGAAATGCAAGTGAGGCCTTTAACGAGAAAAGATTTTGTCCAAAAAACTCCTGA